From the genome of Candidatus Tectomicrobia bacterium:
CAGACGAGGCCGTTGTGCCCGCCGCCGATCACGATGCCGTCGTAGCGGTCCATCCTCCTCCCCTTCCCCGCGCTAGGCCGCCTGGACGATCTTGCCGGCCGCGTTGTCCACCACGACCGGGGTATCGAAGAAGGCGATGCTGGGCTCCACCCCGAAGGCCTTGACGAAGTTCTCCCGCCACATCCCGGCGTAGCACTTCTCGGCGGCCTCGCGGCTCTCCCAGAGATACACGCCCCCGCCCAGGCCCTGCGCCCGGCTGAAGAGGAAGTTCTTGCGGATGAGGCCGGGGATCTGCTGGAAGCGGGAGGAGATGCGATTCGTGTTCTCGACGTACTTCTCGTAGGTCATTCCTTGCGGGATGGGGGCGGTGACGATGGCGGTGATCATGGCATCTCACTCCCAGGGTGGGCCGGCGGGCCGCGCGGCGAGGCCGGTTCTTGTCGGATCCGTTCCCCCGAACGATAGCGCGGGCGCCGGGGAAAATCCATCCGCCCGGCCCCTCGCGGCAGGAGGCCGATGATGTAGAATGCGCCCTTCGCGCAGGGCTCCGTGAGGGCATTCTTTCTTTATTTATCGGGGG
Proteins encoded in this window:
- a CDS encoding YdhR family protein is translated as MITAIVTAPIPQGMTYEKYVENTNRISSRFQQIPGLIRKNFLFSRAQGLGGGVYLWESREAAEKCYAGMWRENFVKAFGVEPSIAFFDTPVVVDNAAGKIVQAA